In Echinicola jeungdonensis, the genomic stretch CAGATTTGGTCACATGGCCAATAAAATGGACATCTGGATGCTTTTCTAATTTATCGAAATCCTCCTGCTTAATGGTAAAAAGCAGCTCATAATCTTCTCCTCCATTCAATACACAGGTAATCGGATCCAGCCCAAATTCCACTGCAGAATCATATGTTTGTTTATCAATAGGCAATTTATCCTCATATATTCTTACTCCAACACCAGACTGCTTGCAAATATGAAAAAGTTCAGAGGCAAGTCCATCAGAAATATCAATCATACTGGTAGGAACTACATTTAAATCGCGAAGTTCATGGATGATATCCATTCTGGCATCTGGGCGAAGTTGCCTACCGGTAACATAGGCATATTTTCCAACTGGGGTTGCATTTTGGGATCGGCCATAAACACCTCTTTTCCCTTTCCAAAACCTGAAGGCCCATCAAAGCCCCTCCCAGGTCACCTGTTGCACAAATGATATCCTTATCTTTGGCCCCAGACCTTAACACTTCTTTTCCTTTTTCCACCTCTCCTAATACAGTAATAGAAATCACCAATCCTGCCCGGGAGGAAGTAGTGTCTCCACCAATGATGTCCACATTATAATGTTCGGCTGCAGCATTTACTCCTGCATACAAAGCATCTACAGCCTCAACAGAAAACCGGTTGCTTAATCCCACGCTGACTGTAATTTGCTTAGGAATCGCATTCATTGCAGCAATATCAGAAACATTGACAGCCACGGCTTTGAACCCCAAATGCTGTAATGGAGTGTAAGACATATCAAAATGAACTCCTTCCAGTAACAGGTCGGTAGAAATCACCTGGACAAAATCCCCCTTGTCCAGTATTGCAGCGTCATCACCGACGCCTTTTATGGTACTTGGATGTCGAAGCTTTATATTTTCATTTAAATGATCAATTAGACCAAACTCTCCCAATTCACTTATTTCCGTTCGCTTTTCCTTCATGATATATTGTAATTTATTTTGAAGGCCTAACGCCTTAACCTTTCCTTCTTTTCTGGTAAATCCACCAATTTTATTTTTTGGAAGGTATTGCTCTCCTCCCAAATTTCCATTGGAGGGTAAATAACATTTATGTTTTTCCCTGTAAATGAATTTTATTGAGTCGATTGACAAATCTCCACTAACACCCCATTGGTGCTTCGGGGATGCAAAAATACAACTAATTTATGATCAGCCCCGGTTTTGGTTGTTCATTTAACAATTCAAACCCCTCCTTTTTCAATCGCTCCATTTCTTTTTGAATATCCTCCACTTCAAATGCGATATGATGGATTCCTTCCGCCCTCTTTTCCACAAACTTGGAAATTGGGGAATCAGGTCCAGTTCCTTCCAATAATTCCACCTTGGTATCGCCAACCTGAAAAAAGGACGTTTTCACCCCTTCACTGTCTACCATTTCCTCTTTATAAGCCTTATTTCCCAACAGTTTGGCAAACAATTCATTGGATTGTTTCAAGTCTTTTACCGCAATTCCAAGATGTTCAATTTTTCTCATCCTTTAAATTTGTATATTTGTATTAGGAATTATTTCCAAGGTAAGCATGTTTTATGCTTACTTAAAATCAATTTGCATTAAAAAGCACAACAATATGATCATCGTTTCAGATAAAGCTAAAGCACGTATTAATGAATTAAGAGAGCAGGAAAGCCGAAGCGAAGAGGAAAACATCCGGGTTTCGGTAAAAGGTGGAGGATGCTCAGGTCTGATGTATGACCTGGGTTTTGATGCCAACATTGCTGAAAATGATCAGGTTTTTGAAGACAAAGGCATTAAAATCATTGTGGACAAAAAAAGCCTCCTATACCTGGCTGGTACTACCTTGGAATTTACAGATGGATTAAATGGAAAAGGTTTCCAATTTGTCAACCCCAATGCTTCCAGAACCTGCGGATGCGGTGAAAGTTTCTCGATTTAAAAATTTCTTAATTATTTTTTCGAGCACGGCAGACCTAAGCCGTGCTTTTTTTATGCCTTCCTCCCGATATACTCCAAACTGCTATCAAAATATCAAAAATTTTTTTATTGCATTTTCTTCAAAATCAAGACATTATTTTTATTTTGATAAAAACTATTGGAATAATCTAATAAAAGACCATTAGTCCTTTTCAATTTTTAACACCCAACTCTAATAACCCATGAAACAATGTTTAATAATGGCCATTGTTTTAATATTGTTTTCCAGTATTAGGACATTAGCTCAAAACAGATCAATCACCGGAACGGTTCTCTCCGCTGAGAATAATAGTGCCTTGCCCGGTGTGAATATCCGGATCAAAGGCACCACTAAGGGAACCTTTACCGATATTGATGGAAAATATCGCATTCAAGCCTCTGAGGATATGGTCCTGATATTTTCCTTTGTGGGTTTCCATCCCGTGGAAGTCCCTGTAGCCAACCAAAGCATTATTGATGTGGTTATGGAAACCGATGCCCGGATTTTAAGTGAAATTCTGGTGGTAGGTTATGGTAACATCAACAGGAGGGACCTAACAGGTTCTGTAGCACAAATTAGTGAACAGACCATTCAGGATATACCTGCCATTGGGATTGACCAAGCCATGCAAGGAAGGATGGCAGGAGTCCAGATTAATCAAAACTCTGGGATTCGGGTGCAGCAATTTCAGTTAGGGTCAGGGGCTCTTCCTCCATTTCTGCCAGCAACCGGCCTTTATTTGTCATTGATGGAATCCCCATGCTTACGGGCAGTCCTTCCCAGTTTGATTATGGTGGTCAGTCCATAGACGCAATTACAGACCTTTCCCCTCAGACATTGCCTCCATTGAGGTTTAAAGGATGCCTCTGCATCTTCCATTTATGGATCACGGGCAGCCAATGGAGTGATTTTGATCACCACCAAAAGAGGGGCCGACCAGAAAACCCAATTTAACCTTAATGTATATGGCGGATTCCAGGAATTATGGCGTAAACCTGAATTCCTGAATAGAGACCAATATTTGTTGCTATTCAAAGATGCTTTTGCTGAAGATTTCTTTGGGGAGCCTGCTGAAGAAATTTCCGACAATGAAATTCTTAACTTTTATTATGGGGGGCTTCCCTATCCTGAAAATACCGATACAGACTGGGTGGACGAAGTTACCCGAAAAGGCCCCATTCAAAACTATGAATTAAGCGCCAGGGGTGGAAATGATAAAACCCAGTTTTACATTTCAGGAAATTATTTTGATCAAAAGGGGGTACTCATCAATAGTCGGTTCCAAAGGATTTCAAGCCGATTTAACCTAGACCACTATATTAATGACAAGTTTTCCATTTCCCTAAACTCCGGTATTACCCGATCCACACAAAACCGAGTTTCCTCTGACAACACCCTATACAGCCCATTTTCCAATGCATTGGCTGCTTCCCCCCTATGGCCGGTTTATGAATCAGATGGTTCATACACCAGACCACAATTCTTCTATACCAACCCTGTAGCTGAAGGGACCGAAAATGATGATGAAAATCAATCCATAAGGGTATTTGCAAACGTACTGGGTTCATATGAAATACTTGATGGACTAAGCATTAATGTCAGGGGCGGAGGGGACATGCTTTACTTCCATGAAAGGAGCTATATCCCGACAGTTACCCAGGAAGTTTATCTACTCCCCAAGGAGGCTCAGGAACCTTTGCAACCTCTAATGTCAACAAATGGATGGTCGAAGGATTTCTGGATTACAAAAAGGTCCTCAACAACCTCCATATCCTTAATGTAGTTATAGGACATAACCGGGAAGAAAACCTCAGCTCTTCCTCCAGTGTCACCGGGATCCAGTTTCCGGGTGAGCGATTCCGCTATATTGGGGCTGCCGCCACCGTCAACCAGGGTTCAAATGGGGCTGGAGGCAGTGGCCTGGAATCCTATTTCGGTAGGACCAACTATTCTTATGAAGACAAATATTTATTCAGCGCTTCATTCCGGGCTGATGCATCTTCCCGTTTTGGGCCCAATAACCAATGGGGATTTTTCCCATCGGTTTCCGGAGGCTGGAAGATCAACGAGGAGGAGTTTATGGATGACCAAGAGTTCATTTCTGATCTAAAAATCAGGGCAAGTGTGGGTAAGGCAGGCAACCAGTCCATTGGAGGCTTTGCCTGGAAAAACCTGGTTGGAGCAGGTAATTACCTGGAAACATCCACCATTGTTCCGGTACAGTTGGGCAACCCGGATCTAAAATGGGAAAGCACCACGCAGACAGATGTGGGGATTGATGCCGGATTTCTGGATGGTAGAATCTATTTGATAGCCGATTATTATTACAAAAAAACAACTGACCTTTTGTTTGCCAGGCCCATTGCAACGCAAAATGGTTTTGGGGCTTATCAGTCCAATATTGGGAGCATAGAAAATAAAGGTTTTGAACTGACCATTTCTTCTATAAACATCAATAATTCAGCAATAGACCTTCAATGGAGATCCAATTTTAATATCACTTTCAACAAAAATAAGGTTCTAGAACTTTACAACAATGAGGATATATTCTATGGTTTCAATGGGAACTCCCTTGTATTAAGAGAGGGCGAACCTATTGGTTCTTATTATGGATTAATTGCAGATGGGGTGTTTATGACCCAGTCTGATGTTCCGGAATCCCGTCGGATACAAGGTATCCAAGCAGGGGACATGAATTACAGGGATATCAACGGGGATGGCGTTATTACAGATGATGACTTTACAATCATTGGCAATGCACAGCCCAAGTTTTATGGAGGATTAACCAATGAAGTGGAATTTAAAGGTTTTGACCTTCAACTTTTCCTGCAGTATTCTGTCGGAAATGATCAGTGGTTTGCCTCCGGGGCATTCCAGGAGGGAATGTTTGCTAACTTTTTTGATGATAATAACCGAACAACTGTCCTGGATCGTTGGCGATCGGAGGATGACCCAGGAAATGGGGAGATCCCTAGAGCAGCTTATGATGTTTCTGTCAACCGGAACAACCAACCCAATACCACCCGTTTTGTGGAAGATGGGTCCTATCTAAGAATTAAAAACCTGGTCATCGGCTATAAATTGCCCAAAGATCTTTTGGACCGGTTAAAAATGAGAAAGATCAGGATTTTCGCACAGGCGCAGAATTTATTCACCTTTACCGAATACACCGGTTTTGACCCTGAAATAAATTTTGCTGGTACTTCTAATGCAACACTGGCTACGGACTTTTACACTTTCCCCAGCCCAGAACTTATACTTTCGGTATTAACGTAGGATTTTAATAGATATGGACAAGGCAATTAAGATCAACCAAATAATATATGCGGCTTGTTTCCTGTTTTTTGGAGCACCGCCTGTGATACTTTGGACCAGGAACCGGTAAACACTATCGAAACCGAAGGAGCCATCACCTCTTTTAGTGATGCCCAGCTCGTCCTCAAAGGCATGTATGATGAGCTTCAAAGCGGTAATTATTATGGCCTAAGGTACCTGTATTATCAGGATGTATATGCAGACAACCTTTTACATTCTGGTACATTCACCACGGACCAGGAAATCAGTTCCCGTAGGATTAACCCATCCAACTTGCAAATTTCAGTACTTGGGCAACTTTATACAAAATTATCGGGACTGCCAAATTCATGTTAGAAGTTTTACCTGACATTCAGAATTTAAGTTCAAGTCAGGCTGCTGCTATTGAGGGAGAAGCAAGGTTTGTAAGAGCATTAGTTTATTTTGACCTGCTAAAAATCTTTGGAGGCGTACCCATTGTTACAGATTTTGTTACCACCACCTCCGAAGTTTCACTTGCGGGGAGGGCTTCCGAAACCGAGGTTTATAATTTTATCATTGAGGATTTGGAATTTGCTGAAAACAATTTGGGTAATACGCCCAATGCGCCATTCCGAGCCAATAATTGGGCAGCCACTGCACTTTTGGCAAGGGTGCATTTGCAGGTTGGCAATTACGCTCTTGCCATTCAAAAAGCCACAGAGGTGATCAATGCGGGCTATATCTTGCTACCCAATTATGGGGATATTTCCAGAATCAAGGGCAATAATGAAATGATTTTCGAACTGAATTTCACCAACAATGTTGGGGATCAAAATGGTTTAGCCATTTCATCAGACCCTTCCACAAGTGGACAAAAATTTTATGTCCGCCCCGCCTTTTACAATGCTTTTGTTGCTTCTGCCAACCAAGGGGATGAAAGATTTTCCACCTCTGTTTTGGAGCAAGGCAATAATTTAAGAGTAATCAAATATTTTAGGGTAAGTACAAGTGACGACAATGTTCCTATTTTAAGGTTAGCAGAAATGTACTTGATCCGTGCCGAGGCAAATGCCCGTCGAATCGGATCTGGCTTTACCACTGGAGCCATTATTGATGATATTAATATCATCCGGCAAAGGGCCGATTTAGACCCATTATTATTAACAGATATTCCTACAATTGCCGGAGCATTGGAGGAAATATTGGAACAAAGAAGGTTTGAGTTGCCTTTGAGGGGCACCGCTACTCAGACCTCAGAAGATACGGCCTGGCCGATGACTTGTTTCCTCCTGGTGAAAGTTTCCGGGAACTCTGGCCCATTCCATTGCAGGAGCTGGAACTCAACGAAAATCTTGTCCAAAACAATGGGTATTCCAGTGAATAAAACCCGTAAAAAGGCCTCATTTTAATTGAAAATGAGGCCTTTTTTTATCCAATTCCTTAAGGTATTTTTCCCTAAACATCAACTATCCTTTGACTTTCAGAGCCTTAGAGGCCTTTCATTTTATTCCCCACTTATTTTTTTCAAATTGCCAAGAAGATCAGATGAAAGAAAAATCATTTGCATTGAAACCCTGCTGCTTCCTGGTGTTAAATAAACCAACCGCATTTGGGAACAAGATTCGTAATGTTATCCCTCATTTATTACCTTTGCCGAAACAGTAACCAAATCTTTTTTCATGGAAAATACTATCAAGAAAGTTGCATTAAATGACACCCATGAGGAATTGGGGGCAAAAATGGTCCCATTTGCCGGATATAACATGCCTGTCCGTTACTCTTCCGACAGGGAAGAACACAATACTGTCCGAAAGGACTTGGGGATATTTGATGTATCCCATATGGGAGAATTTTTAGTCAAGGGTCCTCAAGCCCTTATTTTGATCCAAAAGATAACTTCCAATGATGCATCAAAGTTGGCAATCGGCCAAGCACAATATTCCTGTTTACCTAATGAAACCGGAGGCATCGTTGATGATTTGTTGGTCTATAAAATCCATGAAGAAAAATACCTGCTGGTTGTTAATGCTTCCAACATTGAAAAAGATTGGAATTGGATCCAACAGCATAACCAAGTAGGGGCTGAATTGGAGGATATTTCTGACCAAACTTCCCTCTTTGCCGTCCAAGGTCCCAAAGCCACTAAGGCCCTGCAAACTCTAACTCCAGTAAATCTGGATGAAATTAAATTTTACCATTTTGAAATAGGTGAATTTGCCGGAGTACCTGATGTCATCATTTCGGCAACTGGTTATACAGGTGCGGGTGGATTTGAGATTTATGTTCCCAATGATCATGCGCAAAAAGTATGGGATGCCATATTGATGCAGGGAAAGATTTGGGGATTAAGCCCATCGGTTTGGGGGCAAGGGACACACTTCGCTTGGAAATGGGGTATTGCCTATATGGAAATGATATTGACGAAACAACCTCACCAATTGAAGCAGGATTGGGCTGGATCACCAAATTCAACAAAAAATTCATCAACCGGGACCAATTAGCCAAACAAAAAGAAGAAGGTGTTTCGCGAAAGCTGGTAGGTTTTGTTTTGCAGGAAAAAGGAATCCCCAGAGCACACTATCCCATTGTTAACCTACATGGAGAACAAATCGGTGAAGTTACTTCCGGAACCCTCTCCCCCAGCATGGGAATAGGCATAGGTTTAGGGTATGTGGATTCCAAATACGCAAAGCCTGGCACATCCATTGCAATAACTGTCCGGAAAAAAAACCTGGAAGCCAAAGTGAAAAAGTTACCTTTATTGGATATTTAAAACCAACTTTTAATAAGCATTACATTACAATTAACCCGGTTAGCCCAGGCGGATTATTAAATCCTAATGGTTGGTCGAATAACAATAAAATGAAAAAAATAGAAATTTGCTTAAGTCCTGAACTGATTCACCTTCATGATTTAAAAGGGAAAATTGTAGTCGTGGTGGATATTTTCAGGGCTACTTCAACCATGGTTACAGGCCTTGCCAATGCAGTTCAATCCATTACTCCCGTAGCTGGCCTTGAAACTTGTCGGGCCATGAAAAAGGAAGGGTACATCATTGCCGGAGAAAGAAATGGCCAGACCGCCGAAGGATTTGAGCTGGGCAACTCTCCCTTGAGTTACCTGAAAAAAGCTTATGAAGGGAAAAAAATAGCAGTGACAACCACCAATGGCACCTTAGCCATTGAATTATCCAAAAAAGATGCAGATGAAGTAATTCTTGGTGCCTTTTTGAATTTGCAAGCCACTGCTGATTATTTAGTTCAAAAAAATAAGGATGTGGTCATCCACTGTGCTGGCTGGAAGGGCATGTTTAACTTGGAAGATTCCTTGTACGCAGGTGCCCTGGTAAAAAGGCTTGCTGGGCATTTTACTTTTGATTGTGATGGAGCCATAGCCATGAAATCCCTTTTTGAGCAGCACCAAAACAACCTTCAAGGCTTTTTAAACCAGGCTTCTCATGCCAAGAGATTGCAAAATCACAATATCGAAGCGGATATTGACTTTTGCCTGACTATGGATAAATATGATTTGGTGGGAAAACTTCAGGGAGAAGCCTTGATCAAGGTAAATCCTCAAAAGGAAACTACTTAGATTTGATTAGGCAAATTACTTAAGTTAGGGACTTTTTATACCAAGTTTCAGATGGATCCTACATGGAATACCCCCTTGATAAGTATGGGGGTTTATGAACAATGATCACGGAACTTTTACCTCAATTTTTTTTAAGGTTAATTTGGAACACCTAGCGAGAGGTAATTTGCTAAAAACCAAAGAGGAGGTAATTCAAATGATAAATACCGAAATCGGAATTTATCATTTCCCTTTTTTAATTGCCTTAGTTCTTTCCTCCCGGCACTTTGGTCTTTATTAGCGGAGCTTAGGAACTGGGAAGTTCCCTGCTGGGAACTCCACACCAAAAAAGCTTAGCAGATTCAAAGCCCCTTTGCAATCCCACTGATCTGGTTTACCTTTGTGGTTCATGGAGAATATTCACCAATTTATTCAACAAAAATTGACCCAAGCGGAGGCTGCTAACCAATTAAGAAGCCTCAAACCAAATGATAAGCACAAGGTGGATTTTTTCTCCAATGATTACCTGGGTTTTTCCCAAAAAGGATTACTCCAAAAGCAAATCACCTCAACAAAAGTTTCTTCCGACTGGATGGGGGCAACGGGCTCCCGCTTAATCAGTGGAAATCATTTGGAAATTATCCAATTGGAAAAGCTGGTAGCCCAATCCATGGAAAGTCCTGCTGCCCTTTTATACAATACCGGATATTTGGGCAATTTGGGTTTACTTTCGGCCATTGGGGATAAGGATAGCCTGTTTATATATGATGCACAGGTTCATGCCAGCATCAAAGAAGGCATGAGGTTGAGTTTTGGACAAAAGGTGTCTTTTAAACATAATGACACTGAAGACCTGAAAAAAAAACTGCAACTACATTCGAATAATCCAAAAAAGATTTATGTGTTGACCGAGGGGCTTTTTTCCATGGATGGGGATTTTCCTGATTTAGCCAAAACCCTCAGCCTTTGTGAGCAATATAATGCGGGATTGATCATTGATGAAGCGCATTCATTGGGAACCCTTGGTGAAGACCAAAAGGGATTGGCCCACCAATTTCGGAATCACCCGCATTTATTGGCAAGGGTCATCACCTTTGGGAAAGCTGCGGGAAGTCATGGTGCCATGGTATTGGGAAGTGAAGAATTGATACAATTTCTGGTCAATTTTAGCAGGGCTTTTATTTATACCACTGCTCCTTCTTTTGAGCAAGTGATGACCCTCAATGCTTCTTGGAAGTTGCTGGAGCAAAAAACCAATTTTCAAAACCTGGAAAAGATAATCCAAAAGTACCTGGAGTTGGTGCCTTCTAAAGCCAATTCCTTTTCCAAAAATAAAAGCCCCATTCAAGCTTGGTTTTGTTCAGACATTGGCCTGCTCAAACAAAAAGCTGCCAGGTTAAATGAAGCTGGTTTCAATGTGTACCCTATTCTTTCCCCCACAGTTAAAAAAGGAACTGAACGGATACGGATTGTATTACATGCATTTAATACCCCGGAAGAAATTTCACAACTAATTGAAATTCTGAATCATTAAAATGAAGGATAAAATATTTGTCACAGGCATAGGAACTGGAATTGGCAAGACGGTCGTTTCTGCTTCCATTTGCAAGACTTTTGGTCATGCTTATTGGAAACCAGTGCAATGCGGGGATTTGGATGAGTCAGACTCTCATTTTGTGGCCAAGCATGTTCCTCATGCCCGGGTCCATTTGGAGGCCTATCGACTTGAAACCCCACAAAGTCCTCATTGGGCAGCGGAAATTGAGAATACTCAAATTGACCTGAACCACAATCACCTCCCTTCTGAAGCAGGCAAACTTTGTGTGGAGGGAGCAGGTGGATTGATGGTTCCCTTGAATGATCAGGAGACCTATTTAGATTTTCTCCTAAAAACTGACCTACATCCTGTCGTGGTGATCCGCCATTATTTGGGCAGCATCAATCACAGCATGCTGACCTTAAAAGTATTAGAAAATGCAGGATTCAAAGATTTCACTATTATTTGGAATGGATATCCGGTACCAAGTTCTGAAAGTGCTATTCTACAAAGGTTTTGTCCCTCACAGGTCTACCGATTGGAAGAATGGGAAAACCAAAATGAAGAAATACCAAAATTGATGGCAGAAAATCAATAAAATTCCATCCCAGGAAAAGTAATTCGGCAAGGTTTCTTTAAATCATAAAACCTTTCCCCGGGAATTGATATAATAATTCAGGAATTGATTAAAAAAAGCTTAGGGAAATTCAATGGAAAATAATTTCATCACCATAAAGAAAGGCATTGGCATCAATCCATTGGGATTATTTCCCTCGGAGGAAAACCAAAGATATGCTTCACCTTGCCACCAATTATCTATCAATGCCAAAGGAGATTGGGCAGGAAACATTGAACCCGAATTATGGAAAAGGGTGGATCAATACATTCAAGGGGAAGGCCACAAGGCGGAACGGTTTCCATCGGAAGCCAGATTGCTATCTTATTTGATCCAAAAAATGGACCTCAAGGCTCACCCCCATCAAATGATCAATGCAGCTACATCCAGGGGAAGCATTGATTACCTTGTCCAAACCCAACGGAAACACTCCAAATTACCTGTATGGACTTCACCTCATTCCACCTTGGGTTTGCGAGTAGTTGGCCGGGATTACTTCATAGCTCCAAATCCCCATTGTTTTTTCAGTCTTCCACTTGCAGCAGTTTTGGACTTACACTTC encodes the following:
- a CDS encoding carboxypeptidase-like regulatory domain-containing protein, which gives rise to MKQCLIMAIVLILFSSIRTLAQNRSITGTVLSAENNSALPGVNIRIKGTTKGTFTDIDGKYRIQASEDMVLIFSFVGFHPVEVPVANQSIIDVVMETDARILSEILVVGYGNINRRDLTGSVAQISEQTIQDIPAIGIDQAMQGRMAGVQINQNSGIRVQQFQLGSGALPPFLPATGLYLSLMESPCLRAVLPSLIMVVSP
- a CDS encoding RagB/SusD family nutrient uptake outer membrane protein translates to MLEVLPDIQNLSSSQAAAIEGEARFVRALVYFDLLKIFGGVPIVTDFVTTTSEVSLAGRASETEVYNFIIEDLEFAENNLGNTPNAPFRANNWAATALLARVHLQVGNYALAIQKATEVINAGYILLPNYGDISRIKGNNEMIFELNFTNNVGDQNGLAISSDPSTSGQKFYVRPAFYNAFVASANQGDERFSTSVLEQGNNLRVIKYFRVSTSDDNVPILRLAEMYLIRAEANARRIGSGFTTGAIIDDINIIRQRADLDPLLLTDIPTIAGALEEILEQRRFELPLRGTATQTSEDTAWPMTCFLLVKVSGNSGPFHCRSWNSTKILSKTMGIPVNKTRKKASF
- a CDS encoding HesB/IscA family protein, with product MIIVSDKAKARINELREQESRSEEENIRVSVKGGGCSGLMYDLGFDANIAENDQVFEDKGIKIIVDKKSLLYLAGTTLEFTDGLNGKGFQFVNPNASRTCGCGESFSI
- a CDS encoding 2-phosphosulfolactate phosphatase, with amino-acid sequence MKKIEICLSPELIHLHDLKGKIVVVVDIFRATSTMVTGLANAVQSITPVAGLETCRAMKKEGYIIAGERNGQTAEGFELGNSPLSYLKKAYEGKKIAVTTTNGTLAIELSKKDADEVILGAFLNLQATADYLVQKNKDVVIHCAGWKGMFNLEDSLYAGALVKRLAGHFTFDCDGAIAMKSLFEQHQNNLQGFLNQASHAKRLQNHNIEADIDFCLTMDKYDLVGKLQGEALIKVNPQKETT
- the bioD gene encoding dethiobiotin synthase, giving the protein MKDKIFVTGIGTGIGKTVVSASICKTFGHAYWKPVQCGDLDESDSHFVAKHVPHARVHLEAYRLETPQSPHWAAEIENTQIDLNHNHLPSEAGKLCVEGAGGLMVPLNDQETYLDFLLKTDLHPVVVIRHYLGSINHSMLTLKVLENAGFKDFTIIWNGYPVPSSESAILQRFCPSQVYRLEEWENQNEEIPKLMAENQ
- a CDS encoding aminotransferase class I/II-fold pyridoxal phosphate-dependent enzyme; amino-acid sequence: MENIHQFIQQKLTQAEAANQLRSLKPNDKHKVDFFSNDYLGFSQKGLLQKQITSTKVSSDWMGATGSRLISGNHLEIIQLEKLVAQSMESPAALLYNTGYLGNLGLLSAIGDKDSLFIYDAQVHASIKEGMRLSFGQKVSFKHNDTEDLKKKLQLHSNNPKKIYVLTEGLFSMDGDFPDLAKTLSLCEQYNAGLIIDEAHSLGTLGEDQKGLAHQFRNHPHLLARVITFGKAAGSHGAMVLGSEELIQFLVNFSRAFIYTTAPSFEQVMTLNASWKLLEQKTNFQNLEKIIQKYLELVPSKANSFSKNKSPIQAWFCSDIGLLKQKAARLNEAGFNVYPILSPTVKKGTERIRIVLHAFNTPEEISQLIEILNH
- a CDS encoding SusC/RagA family TonB-linked outer membrane protein: MVEGFLDYKKVLNNLHILNVVIGHNREENLSSSSSVTGIQFPGERFRYIGAAATVNQGSNGAGGSGLESYFGRTNYSYEDKYLFSASFRADASSRFGPNNQWGFFPSVSGGWKINEEEFMDDQEFISDLKIRASVGKAGNQSIGGFAWKNLVGAGNYLETSTIVPVQLGNPDLKWESTTQTDVGIDAGFLDGRIYLIADYYYKKTTDLLFARPIATQNGFGAYQSNIGSIENKGFELTISSININNSAIDLQWRSNFNITFNKNKVLELYNNEDIFYGFNGNSLVLREGEPIGSYYGLIADGVFMTQSDVPESRRIQGIQAGDMNYRDINGDGVITDDDFTIIGNAQPKFYGGLTNEVEFKGFDLQLFLQYSVGNDQWFASGAFQEGMFANFFDDNNRTTVLDRWRSEDDPGNGEIPRAAYDVSVNRNNQPNTTRFVEDGSYLRIKNLVIGYKLPKDLLDRLKMRKIRIFAQAQNLFTFTEYTGFDPEINFAGTSNATLATDFYTFPSPELILSVLT